The genomic interval GATGGCCCTCTCGGTGGAACTCATCCGGCCCGACACGCCGTTTCCGGAGGCCTTCGCCACCGACGCCGACGAGCCGTTGGTCCGCACGCTCGCCGAGGCGAGCGGCGGGTCGGTCCGCCCGTTCGGCGCCGCGACGGAGGCTTCGTACTTCGCTCAGCGGGCACCGACCGTCGTCTTCGGCCCGGGCGAGTTGAGCGACGACGCCGGCGCGGTCGCCCACTCGAACCGGGAGTACGTCCGGCTCTCGGAGGTCCGGACGGCCGCCCGGGCGGTCCGTGAGACCGTCGAGCGGCTACTGTAGATACGCCATCGCGTCCTCGTCGCTGACCTGCCCGAAGTCCCTGTAGTACTGTCCGACCGCTCGAAAGCCCGGCGGCTGTTCCAGCGCGACGACCGCGTCGGCGACCGACTCCAGGGCCGCAACGGTGTCCGGTGAACCGACCGGGACGGCGACGACGACGCTGCCGGCGCCGCCGTCGACGACACGCCGGAGACAGGCCCGCATCGTCGCGCCGGTCGCCAGGCCGTCGTCGACGATCACGACCCGGGTCCCCGTGAGGTCCAGCGGCGGCCTGTCCGCGCGGTAGCGGTCGAACTTCTCCTTCGCGGCGACCCGCTCGCGCTCGCGCTCGGCGGCGACGTACTCCTCGGTCAGATCGAGCGCGCCGATCAGTGACTCGTTGCGCCAGAGCGTCCCGTCGTCGGCGACTGCGGCGACCGCGAGTTCGGGGTTCCCGGGCGCGCCGATCTTCTTCGCCACCACCACGTCCAGTGGGACGCCCAGCGCGTCGGCGACCGGGCGACCGACCGGGAGTCCGCCCCGCGGGATCGCCAGCACCAGATCGGCGCCGAGCTCCTGCCGACGGAGTTCGTCGGCGAGCCGTTCGCCGGCTGACGTACGGTTAGTGAACATACGTCTAGATAGTTCGCTGACACGCTTAGCCGTTCGGGTCAGTCCTGTGGGTTCGGGTCCAGCCCGCCGTCGGCATCGGTGAGCGTCTCAGAGACCTGCGTGTAGGTCAACACCAGCGCCACCACGGCCAGTCCTGCGCCGACGGTAAACGGCGTCGAGAAGCCGCCGAGGTTGAACAGGACGCCGGAGGCCAGCGGCCCGACGGCCACCCCCAGTCCGAACGCCATCGTCAGCACCGACAGGGTGGTCCCGGAGCCGCGCTCGCCCGCGAGATCGCCGGCGAGCGCCAGCGACGGCGCGAACACGAGCGCGACGGCGATCCCCTGGACGAACCGCGCGGCCAGCATCAGCCACGGGTCCGTGACGACCCCCTGTGCGAACACCGACGGGACGAGGACGACGAAGCCGGCGACCACGAACGGCCGGCGGCCGATCCGGTCGCTCGCCCGGCCGATCGGCACCTGGAGGAGGACGTTCGCGATGACGACGGCCGCGAACTGGACGCTGAACATGAACGTCGACTCGTCCAGGCGCATCCGGATCGGGCCTTCCAGCGTGGCAAACAGCGCGATGGTCGTCGCCATCAGGAAGGTCCCGACGCCGAGGACGAACACCGAGTCGAGGCCCTGCCCGTCGGGGTCTCTGACCGCGATTGAGAGGTTCTTGCTCGCGGCGTCGGCGGCGACAGGGGGATCGGTGATGAGCAGTGCGACCAGCGCGAGGCTGACCAGGGCGCCGCCGACGGCGATCGCGAACGCGGCGTTGAACCCCGACAGCGCGGTCCCGAGCAGGTCGTACGTGACGACCCCCTCGGCGGCCAGCCCGCCCGTGATGACGATGCCGGCGACGATCGGCCCGAAGCCGAAGCCGATCAGCCGGAAGGTGTTGAACACGCCGAAGTTCCCGCCCCGCTCGCTGTCGCTCTCGGCGTAGTCGTTGACCAGCGCGATCGTCGCCGGGATCGTGAAGGCCGCGCCGACCCCCTGGAACGCCCGTGCACCCAGAACGGCCCAGTAACTCGACAGGAACGGGTAGGCCGCGCTCCCGATCGCAAAGAGGACGAGTCCGATCAACACGAACGCCCGTCGCCGACCGGTCCGATCGGAGAGTCGGCCCGTGAACGGCTGGCCGAAGCTGTTCAACAGGCCAAACAGGGAGAGTACGAGCCCGATGAGCGTCTCCTCCCGGAGGACGAACCCGAACAGTTCGGTGCCGACGATCCCGGTCAGAGTCACCTGCCCGCTGGCGATGTACAGCGGGAGGACGATGATGAGAAACGAGTTGCCCAGGGCGTCGGCCATCCGCGCGAACGCCAGAGTGAGGACCCGAGAGTCGGTGCCGAGGACCATCTACTGTGGCGGTAGGACTGGCCCGTGGTGAGGGTTCCGGTCGCCACGGCTATTCGGAGACGGCCCGAATTGCCCGGCGAAAGCGCGGTCACTCGACCGCCGACGCGGCTCAGATGTCTTCGGCCAACTGCTCGGCGATCCCGGTGTAGCCCGTCGGCGTCAGTGCCGACAGTTCGGCGCGGACGGACTCGTCGACATCGAGGTCGTCGATCATCGCCTGGAAGTCCGCCATCGTGACCTGCTGGCCGCGGGTGGCTTTCTTGACCTGCTCGTAGGCGTCTTCGAACCCTTCGCGGCGGAGGATCGTCTGGACCGCCTCGCCGATGATCTCCGGGGTCGCCTCCAGGTCCTCCCGCATCACCTGCTCGTTGGGGACGACCTTCGCCAGCCCGTTCTGGCACTTGCTGTAGCCGATGAGACAGTGGGCGAACGCCGCACCGACGTTGCGCTTGACCGTCGAGTCCGAGAGGTCACGCTGGAGGCGGGACTTGGTGACGTAATCACCGAGGAAGGTGAGATCCGAGTTTGCCTTCGAGAGGTTCCCCTCGCTGTTCTCGAAGTCGATGGGGTTGACCTTGTGGGGCATCGTCGAGGAGCCAGTCTCGCCTTCGACCGCCTCCTGACCGAGGTAGCGGTCCGAGACGTACAGCCACATGTCCAGGTCCATGTCGAGCAGGACGTTGTTCGCCCCGCGGAGCGCGTCGAAGACGGTCTGGAGGTCGTCACAGGGGTTGACCTGCGTGGTCAGCGGTTCGTGGTCCAGCCCGAGGTCCGCGACGAACGCCTTCGAGAACGCGGGCCAGTCCACGTCGGGGTAGGCGGCGTGGTGGGCGGCGTAGGTCCCCGAGGCGCCCGCGAGTTTCCCCGAGAGGGCGGCGGCGGCACGCTCGACCCGGCCGATGGCTTTCCCGAGTCGGGAGGCGTAGACGGCCATCTCCTTGCCGAAGGTCGTCGGCGTCGCGGGCTGGCCGTGTGTGCGGGCGAGCATCGGCACGTCGCCGTAGCCGTGGGCCATCTCGACGAGCGCGTCCCTGATCTCGCGCAGTTCCGGGACCAGCACGTCGGTCACTGCGGGCTTGACGAGCAGGCGGTGAGCGAGGTTGTTGACATCCTCGCTGGTCAGCCCGAAGTGGATCCAGTGGTCGGCGTCGAGCCCGTCGGGCATCCCCAGACGGACGAAGTACTCGACGGCTTTCACGTCGTGGTTCGTGGCGCTGTACTCGCCGTAGCCTTCCGTTTCGAGCTGTTTGACGACGCTCGCGTCTTCGTCGTCGAACTCCTCGTACAGCGCCCGCAGTGTCGCGCGCTGGTCCTCGCTGATCGACAGCGGCGTCGCGTCGAGAGCCGCGAGCGCGAGTAGGTACTCGACTTCGACCTGGACGCGGGCGCGCATCAGCGCCCGCTCGCTGGCGTACGGGACGAGCGGTTCGGTGTAGCGGGCGTAGCGGCCGTCGAGCGGCGAGACGGCGGCGAGTGGCCCTCTCTCGGTCATGCGAGAGGGGACGCGAGAGGCGCGAAAAAGCGTGTCGTTACGACTCGCTTGCCGCCTCGGCCGCTCCGGTCTGGCTCTCGGCCTGGCCGCCGTCGAGTTGGTTGTAGTGGTGCTTGTACCGGGAGAGTTTCCGGTAGAGCGCGTAGCCGACGAGGGCGTCGAAGACGACGACGAAGCCGACGAAGGTAAAGAGGTTCCAGAACCCCAACTGTGGGAGGTAGGTGACGGCGGTGTTGTAGACGGCGTGGATGATCGCGGCGATGAGGATGCCTTTCACGACGATCGGCCCCTTGCTCTCGGGGTTGAACTTCGCCAGGCCGAGGTAGTAGCCGGCAAACGAGGAGTACAGGACGTGGCCCGGCCCGACGAACGCGCGGCTCGTGGCCGTCTGGACCGCCGCCAGCACCGGCTCCATCGACTGGCCGGAACTGGCCTGGAGGTATCCCTGGGAGATGTACAGCAGGTTCTCGATGGTGGCGAACCCGAGGCCGGCGACAGCGCCGTACACCACGCCGTCGACGACGGCGTCGATGGTGTCGAAGGCGCCGACCCTGATTCCGAGCCACTTGACAGTTTCCTCGACGGGGCCGACGACGAGGAAGAAAAAGAGCGCCATCCCGACGACGGGAACGAACCCGAACAGCGGCTGCAACAGCGTGTTGAACAGCGCGGCGATGCTGGCGAAGATGATCGCCAGAACGAACGTGATCGCGAGCGGCTCGATCGGCTCGCGTATCGTCGGGTCGTCGTACCAGAGATAGCCGACGATCGCGAGCGCCGGCAGCGCCGACAGCGCCGCGAGCACGCCGACGGAGGGCTGGCGAACGACGAGCAGCACCGTCGCGGCCAACTGGGCGACGAACAGGAGGACGCCGACGGCGATGAGCAGCCACCGTCGGGAGGCGTGCAAGAACCCGTACAACGACACCGAGACTCGGTCGAGCGCCGACCGGGCGTCCCACGACGCGATGTCGTAGAGATCTGTCGAGCCGGACAACCCCGCCTTGACCGGATCGGTCTGGTCGTCTGTCACACCAGGGTAGTGACGAGCCTCCTACCTCAGGGTTCCGGCGAGCACGGTCGCTGTGGCGATCAGAACTCCAGCATCGTGTCCTCGGTGACGACGACATCCAGCAGTCGCGTCGGGACCTCGTCGTAGCCGGGGTTCTCGACCGCGAATCCCTCTGGCGGTTCGAGCATCACTTCCGAGGGCGAGCGGTACGTGTTCTGGAACGTGAACCCACCGCCGATGAACTTCGCGGAGGAGGCGACGACGGCGACGGGGACGCCCTGATCGGCGGCCGTGGCGACGATGGGGTAGGTTCCGATCCGGTTGTACATCCGGTCCTCGATGAGACAGTTCATGCCGACGAGGACGCGGTCGCACTTCCGCACGGCGTAGCCGGCGGCCCCGTCGACCACGAGCGTCACGTCGACGCCGTCGCGGTCGCGCAACTGCCGTGCCGTCCGCCGACCGAGATAGCGGGGCCGCGACTCGGTGACGTACAACTCGAACTGTTTCCCGTCGTCGAGGGCCTGTTCGAGCGTCGCCATCACCGTCGAGGAGTTCTCGTGTGTCAAGAGTACGTCGCCGTCCTCGATCAGCGTGGCCGCCCGCTCGGCCGCGGCGGCCTTACTGGACTCGACTTCTGTGACGACCTCATCGACGGCGGCTTCCAGCACCGCTTTGGCCGCCGCGACCGTGTCGGGGTCGGCCTCGGCCACCGCGTCGACGATCCGCTGTTGGGTCGTATACAGCGGCGCGTGCGAGCGGTTCGCCCGCTGGAGGGCGCCGCTGTTCCGTTCGAGGGTGCGCTGGAACTCCTCGACGCTGTGGGCCTCCCGGTCGACGAGGTCAAGCAGTGCCTTCGCGGCCTTTACGGCCACGATCGAGGCGCTCTGTGTGTCCATCTCCTCGATCTCTCGAACCGTCTCGTCGATCATGTCTGTTGGTGAGGGAGCACACGGTATAGCTGTTGGCTCGATTGGCCCCGCTTCGACCCGGTGTCAGGAGAGCCAGCCGTAGTCCGCGCCGGGCTCGCCAAAGCGCCCGTCGGGTGGGTCGTGGCGGTAGAAGTCCTGACCCAGCGCCACCCAGGCCAGCCCGTACAGGGCGGCCGCGGCCGGAACCGCCTCGTACAGGAGAAAGCCGATCGTCCCGATCGCCAGGACGACGCCGAGCCACGGGGGCTGGATGCGGGTCCGGACCAGCCCGGTAGCCATCAGCAGCGAGCCGACCGACAGGCCCAACCCGCCGATCGCCAGCGTCGCCTCGCCGCCGCCGGTCGCGAGCCTGAGCCCCTGGCCGATTCCGAACACGAGGGCGGCGAGGCCGCCCAGCCAGGCGCCGGCCGTCCCCGGCCGCTTCATACGCTGGCCGTAGAACTCCTCGACGGCGTAACAGCCCGCGACGACGCCAAGCGCCGAGACGACGATGGTGCCGACCACCGGGGCGGGTGTCCGGCCGAGGACGTGGGCCGCCCCCGCCCACCCCGTCCAGAGAAGGCCGCCGACGGCCGCGACAGCGCCCGCCCACTGACACCGGAGTTTCGACATACTGGCGTCTCGTCGGTCCGGGTACTAAGGCACGTCGACACGACACAGCCCACTCCGACGACCGCTGTCGGGGCCGGCCGTTCAGTCAGTCGGCTCCTCGCCGCCGTCGGTCTGTCCGATGGCGGTCGAGGTGCTATCGGGTGTCCGTCCGGGGAGCCAGTCACCGATGTTCGCGGCGACGTAGTCGCGGCCACCGAGTCCGAAGGCGATCCCGATGGCGAGCGCGACGCCGGCCGCGAGGCCCCAGGCTGCCGCCTGGGCGAAGGTGTTCAGAATCTGTACGTCGACGCCCATCGTCCCGAGGCCGATGATGACGGTGACGAAGTAGAGGAACGCGCGGAGCCCGTCGGCGAACACGTCGGTGTAGCCCGTGTCGGTCACCGTCTCGGTGTGGGCGACGATGTCGCTGAGGAAGTCGGCGAGGACGAACCCGATGACGATGATGAGCAACCCGGCGATGAGGGCCGGCAGGTACGACACCGCGTCGGCGATCCACTGCGAGAGGAGTTCGATGGCGAGCGCGTCCGCCGCCGCCAGGATGGCCAGCGCGTACACGAAGAAGGCCCCGATCCTGCCGAGACTCGTCGAGACCGCCCGCTCGCTCCCGCCGAGCGCGCCGCCCAGTGGCGTCTTCAGCACGAGGCGGTCGATCTCCGTCCGGTCGACGAGGCGACGGACGAGGCCCCCGACGAGTCGCCCGATGAACCAACCGATGACGAGGATGAGCACCGCGCCGACCAGCTGTGGGAGGAAGTCGACGAAACCGGCGATCGTCTCCCCGAGTAGCCCGGTGTCTAGCTGGAGCACGGACGGTTCTACGGATGGCATGGTGCCCGCTCCTACGCGACCTTTCGGTATTGTTATGTGTCCCGTATCTCGCACTGTCTGTGGCCGGTGCGTGCACGCGGTCTCCGGTCCGACAGGCGCCGGTCAGTCACACCGCGCTATCCGCGCGAAGAAGGGTCAGTAAACCTGGGATTTCCGGAACCGTGCCCGTCGGTTCCGGCGTTCGGTGGACGGACCACCCCCGTCAGATCGGGGCGTCTAGTCCCGCCTTGCCGACGGGTAAGCGAGGGGAACCGCCGGAGCGTCGGAGACGGGGGAGCACTGCCCGCGTGCTCGTGGCTCGTTCCGGGACGGAACGGAGTAACGGGTGCTTGGCCCGGCCACGGGGCTCTGTCCGAAGGCCACACGCGGCGTGTCTGCCTGTGCGCCGGGAGCCGTCCGAAGCCACCTCTCCCGATCCGCTGTGTCGAGTGGGGTGAGACGCCGGTACACGGGCGATTCACCGTCGTCGGTGTCAGCGGTCTCGGCGTCCGTTTCGCAACTACTTTGCGGGCTCCCCGCAGCCACTCAGATATGAAACTCGCCGGTATGGCCAGCAATCGTGGCCGGAACCTGCTGAACATCGCCGACCGCGCTCCGGGTGGGGCGGAGTTCGCGGTCGTGCTGACAAACGACGCCGACGCGCCCGTCCTCGACGACGCCGCCGAGCGGGGCATCCCGACGGAGGTCGTCGAGCGCGACCCCGACGAGGCCCGCGAGGCCCACGAGCGGCGTGTGCTCGACGCCCTGTCGGAGTACGACTTCGAGCTTGTCACGCTCGACGGCTACATGCGCATCCTCAGCGAGACGTTCCTCTCGGAGACGCCGACGACGCTGAACGTCCACCCCTCCCTGCTGCCGAACTTCGCGGGCATGGACGCCCACGAGCAGGTGCTCGACTCGGGCGTGAAGGTGTCGGGCTGTACGGTCCACGTCGTCGACGAGACGGTCGACGGCGGGCCGATCGTCACCCAGGAACCGATCCCCGTCTTCGAGGGCGACGACGAGGACTCGCTGAAAGAACGGGTCCTCTACGAGGGGGAGTTCACCGCCTACCCGCGAGCGGTCAAGTGGTTCGCCGGGGATCGGGTCACCGTCGAGGACGACGGCACCGTCACCGTCGAGGGCGACGAGGGCGGTGACTTCCCGGCCCGACGCATCGTCTCGGACGACCGCGCCGCCGACCTGCGCTACGGGGAGAACCCCCACCAGGACGCCGCGCTGTACGCCGACAGCACCGTCTCGGAGGCCAGCGTCGTCCACGCCGACCAGCTCAACGAGGGCGCGAAGGCGCTGTCGTACAACAACTACAACGACGCGGACGGCGCCCTGAACCTCATCAAGGAGTTCGACGAGCCCGCCGCGGCGGTCATCAAACACACCAACCCGGCCGGCTGTGCGACCGCCGACACGCTGGCCGAGGCCTACGCCGACGCGCTCTCGACCGACCCGATGAGCGCCTTCGGCGGCATCGTCGCCCTGAACCGCGAGTGCGACGCCGACACCGCAGAACAGATCATCGACTCGTTCAAGGAGGTCGTCGTCGCGCCGGGGTACACCGACGCCGCGCTGGACGTGCTCTTCGAGAAGGAGAACCTCCGAGTGCTCGATGTCAACGACAACTTCGAAGTCACCGACACGCTCACGGAGAAACCCCTCGTCGGCGGTCGCCTCGTCCAGGAGCGTGACACCCAGCATCTCACCGCCGACGACCTGGAGGTCGTCACTGAGCGCGAGCCGACCGACGACCAGATCGAGTCGATGCTGTTCGCCTGGCACACGCTGAAACACGTCAAATCGAATGGCATCCTCTTCGCCAAGGACACCGAGACGGTCGGGATCGGCATGGGACAGGTCTCCCGGGTCGACGCCGTCCGGCTGGCCGCGATGAAGGCCGACGAACACGCCGAGGGGAAAGACGCCGACGGCGCCGTGATGGCCTCGGACGCCTTCTTCCCGTTCCCGGACGGGATCGAGGAGGCCGCCGAGGCCGGGATCGAGGCGGTCATCCAGCCCGGCGGCTCGAAGAACGACGACTCGGTCATCGAGGCCGCGAACGAACACGACATGACGATGGTGTTCACCGGCCAGCGCAGCTTCCGGCACGACTGAACAGCACCACCCGTCGGCCCGAACCTCGTCCGGTCTCGAAAGCTGTTTGCCGCGGGCCGGTCAAGACGCCGGCTATGACAGACGATACAGACCGTGAACGGGCGGTCAGGGACGCGGTCGACCGTTCACAGAGCGGCGCACCGGCCGGCGGCCACGTCATCAGGGACCGGTTCTCCGCCGACGAGATCTTCCAGCGCATCATCGTCGCCGCTGACCACGAGGTGACCGCGTCACGGCGCGAACTGCTGGCCAGCGGGCTGGCTGCGGGCTTCGCGATCACCGTCACCTTCCTGTTGTACGCGTCGCTGTACGCGTCGACCGACGGCGATCCGGTCCTGAGCGCACTGCTGTACCCGCTCGGGTTCGTGTTCATCATCCTCGGGGACTACCAGCTCTACACGGAGAACACGCTCCCGCCGGTCGCGCTGACGCTGGAACGACTGGCGAGTCTCCCCCCTCCCTGTTCCGGATCTGGGGGCTGGTGCTCGTCGCCAACCTCGCCGGGGGGTGCGCTCGGTGCGTTCGCGCTCGCCTCGACCGGCGTGCTCTCGCCCGACGCGGCCCTGGCGGCCGAGGGGTTCGCCCGGAAGGCCATCGAGACGCCGTGGTGGACGCTGTTCTCGAAGGCCGTCTTCGCCGGGCTCATCGTGGCCGGCGTCGTCTGGGTCGACTACTCGCTGCGGGACAGCATCTCCAGGCTCGCCCTCGTCTACGTCTCCTTCCTGGCGATCCCCTTCGCGAACCTCTATCACGTGGTCGTCTCCGCGACGGAGATGCTGTATCTCGTGTTCATCGGCGAACTCAGCCTCGCGGTCGGGACCACGCAGTTCGTCCTACCGGTCCTGCTCGGGAACTCCATCGGCGGCGTCGTGCTCGTGACCGTGGTCAACTACTTCCAGACGACCGAGCGGCGACTGGCGAGCGCCCGCAAAGCCGGTCGGAAGCGACAGCTCACCGTCCGGGAGTGGCTTCTGGGCTCGTTCTCGGAGTCGGGCCGTTGGTACGTGCCGGTCAACGGCCACGAGGACGACTGAGTCCCAAACCCATATCTCCGACCTGCGAGTACGTCCCGACGTGCACTGGCTGAGGGAGAACCGCAACTGGCTGTTGTTCGCCGTCACCGTCCTCTCGGGACTGGGAGCAGTCGGCGTCGCCGTCGTCGGCCTGTTCACGACCCTGTCTGTCCTCCTCACCGGCGGGCCGATCCTCGGTATCGTCGCCGGTACCGTCTTCGGGTCGCTGGCCCTGTTCGGGCTGTGTGTCGTCTTCGGCGTCCGCCTGGTCACGTCGCTCGCGGCGTCGGCCTCGCTCCCGAAGAGTCAGCGGGTCGCCGACGGACTGGGTCGCCTGGAGCGGTTCGTCCCGCCGCTGTCGGCGCTCGGGCTCGCCGACCGGTTCGAACCGCCCGAGCCGACCGTCGAGGAGCGCCGCGAGGCGCTCACACAGCGCTACGTCGACGGGGAACTGAGCGAGGCGGAACTCGAAGCCCGGCTGCGGACACTTCTCGACGAGGAAGACGACGAACGGGACACCCCGTCGGCCCGTGCGGTCGCCGACGAGCGGGCCGTCGCCGAAGCCGGGCGGGACGGACGGGACCGGGGAACAGATCGCGGGGAGCGAGAACGGGAGACAGAGGAGCGTTAGTCGCCGGTCACGAACTCGGTGTCGCTCGACGTACCCAGACGTGCGGTCGCGCTCGTGCCGCGCTCGCCCCACCACTCGACGGTACAGACCGTCGCGCCGTCGCTGCGGGTGTGGTCGTCGATCGCGACGAAGCCGGTGTCGACGCCGAAGCGTTTTCCGATCCCGCGGACGACGCCCCGTTCGAAGGCGGCCGGATACGGGGTGTCACACACCAGGCGGCCGGTCCGCTCGCCGGTGCGGGTGAAGCTGTACCCGCCGGCTTCGCCCCGGTGGAGGTCCCGGTGGACGCCGTCGAGTCCGGCCAGCGCCGCGCCGACGCCGTCGACGCCGCCCGGCCAGTCCGTGACCCGAGGGAAGGTCACGCCGATCTGTTCGACGATGTTCCGGCCGGTCGTCGAGTGCAGGTCCTCGTACAGCGCCCGCACGTTCGCCAGCGGGTACCACTCGCCCCGCTCCGGCTCGGGGAGGCCGTTGCGTTCGAGGAGCAGTCGGGTCCGCTGTTCGAACCCGCCGCAGGTCTCGGTGATGGCTGCTCGAACGCACTCGACTGCCGTCGCGGATACCGTGGTGGCCTGTCCCGTCATCGTGTCCCCGACAACAGGCCCCAGGTCCCTCACCGTACGACCTCACCAGTTTGGACCGGCTCCGATCGCCTGGATACGGCCGCTGTCGTGCGGTTTCACTCCACAGCCCGTCGCTGGCACCTGTCGGGTGAACGACCGTACCTTACTGGTTAGTGTCCGATCCCCGGCCACCGTTGTTTTTGCTCCCCGGGCACCAAGCCAGAGGTATGAGCGACTACACGGTCGTCCGCATCGACATCGACAGCGACGTTGTCAGGCGGGCGGCGAGAGCGGTTCCCGGGGTCGAAGTGCCCGAGGAGTTCGACCCGGAGACAGAGCGCGTGACGCCGCTCCCCGGTCGGACCGACACAGTAGCCGACGACGCCGACGCGGTCGACGACGGTTCCGGTCGGGGCGGTCAGCCCCGGTCGCTGGTCGGCGAGTACGGCCTGCTCGCCGCGGCGGTCGCCATGATCGGCGCCGGCGTCGCGACCGCCGGCCTGTGGTGGTACCGGCGACGGAACCGCGACAGCGCCCCGACGCCCGAGACGGAGTTCGAGAGCCCTGCATGGGAGGAGACGGCCGTCGCCGCGACCGAGGACCAACCCGGTAGCACCGGGACCGTCCCGAACCCCGACGGGGTCCCCGGCGACCGGGTGGCCGGTGACGACGATACAGCGGTCGCCGGCGACGATTCGACCGGCGCCGGCCCGACGGAGTTCGACGCCCCGACCGTGGACACACCCACCGACGAACCCGATACCGACGCCGAACCGGACGCTAGCGAGGCCGAACGCGACGAACAGGGGGCGCCGACGGCAGAAGAGTCCTCGGAAGCGGCGACCGAGCGCGTCGTGGCGGCCGACACGACGGCGGAGTCGGCGAGCGAGTCCGACGCCGACAAGCCGGCGCCGTCAGCGGACGAGTCCGAACTCGCCGGCGACGGGAGTCTCGACCGGGCACCGCTCCTGGGTGTCGCCTTCGTCGCGCTGAGCGGTGCGGTGGTCCGCTGGCTCCAGCGGGAGTCGTAGGTCCGACAGGCTAAAGCGCGACGACGTGATTACCGCGAGCATGGAGTTCCACGAGGCCGCGAACTTCCTCTTCGAGTTGCGCCGGTTCGCCTCCCGGCCCGGCACCGACGCCACGCGGGACCTGCTGTCGGCGCTCGGGGACCCCCACGAGCGCATAGACTGTGTCCAGATCGCCGGGTCGAACGGGAAGGGATCGACCGCCCGCATGGTCGAACGGACCCTCCGGGAGGCCGGACTGGATGTCGGCCTCTACACCTCGCCACACCTCGACGATGTCCGCGAGCGCATCCGGGTCAACGGTCGTAAGATCCCCGAAGCAGCGCTCGTGGAGTACGCCGAGACGGTCGAACCGTACGTCACCGAACAGGGCGCCGTCGGCGAGTCGCCCACCTTCTTCGAGACGCTGACCGCGCTGGCGCTGTGGGAGTTCGACCGCCGGAACGTCGACATCGCCGTCCTGGAGGTCGGTATCGGCGGCAAGTACGACGCCACGAGCGTCGTCGACCCGATCGCCAGTACGGTCACCTCGGTGACGCTCGAACACACCGACATACTCGGGGACACCGTCGCCGAGATCGCGACCGACAAGGCCCACGTCGCGCCCGACGACGCTCCCCTCGTGACGGCGACGACCGGCGACGCGCT from Haloarcula pelagica carries:
- a CDS encoding formate/nitrite transporter family protein, whose protein sequence is MTDDTDRERAVRDAVDRSQSGAPAGGHVIRDRFSADEIFQRIIVAADHEVTASRRELLASGLAAGFAITVTFLLYASLYASTDGDPVLSALLYPLGFVFIILGDYQLYTENTLPPVALTLERLASLPPPCSGSGGWCSSPTSPGGALGAFALASTGVLSPDAALAAEGFARKAIETPWWTLFSKAVFAGLIVAGVVWVDYSLRDSISRLALVYVSFLAIPFANLYHVVVSATEMLYLVFIGELSLAVGTTQFVLPVLLGNSIGGVVLVTVVNYFQTTERRLASARKAGRKRQLTVREWLLGSFSESGRWYVPVNGHEDD